GAATGTTCCTGATACCAAGTTGATCTTTAAGGTCATAAAAGCTTATACCGTAGAAGAAATGCATGAAAAATGCCTTTCTCTTCTACAATCCGGAATCGCTTTGAAAGAAGAAACGATTGATGATCTGCTGTATATTCTGCATACGGAACTGGAATATGATTTTACAGGAAAAGAAAATATCAGAAATAAGGAAGCCATTATAAAAATAGCTGATCGATATGATGCTTACCCTGAAAATCCTGTTGAATTTTTCCGTTATGTGATCTATAAGACAACCCAAACGACATTATTAATCAAAAATGATGAATTAATTGGTTTAATTAAGCAAAGTAAATTCAACCCAACGTATCTGTTTGAAAGCTTTGGGGTGGAAAGACTGGCAGAAATTTTCAACAGATTTAAACCGTTATTCCTTGCTTATAAAAACAAGGCTCCGAAAGCGATTAATAAGATCTCAAAGTTATCTAAGGTCAATCATAAGCCATTAGTATCCAACCCATTGAACAATGCTACAAATACATTACTGGAAAACAGTGATTGGCATTGGCTGGAAAATGCGACACCGTTTGCATTATTTAAAGCATTATCAGCGTGTTACTCAAGAATGTATGGTCAGGATACTTTTGTCTACAGAATCAGAAACGGGAAATCGTGGGTTAAAAAAGGTAAAGAAACTGATGTGAATCAATTCAACTATGAGTTTATTTTAGACTTTCTGAAACTGAAGTATGAACATATTTCCGGAAAGAAATTCTATTTCCCTAAGAATATAGAGTTTGCTCTTCCAACTTCTGAAAAAATGTTTGTTGGAAATATTCCTACCGGAACCCGTTTTTATGGTGATAGATTAGCTGTTGGTGTCTATTGGGAAGATCAATGGGGTGCTCGTGACCTGGATCTTTCAGGATTAAATATCGCTGGAAAAATAGGTTGGAATGCAGCTTATAATTATGCTGACGGACAATTGATGTATTCAGGAGATATGACTTCTGCTCCTAATGGTGCTGTTGAATATCTTTACGCCAATAAAGGCCTGAGTACTCCAACACTTGTGATGAACAATGTTTCAGCGGAGACGCCAACTGTGGATATAAAATCGTTATTGGAAAAGGAGATAACATTTCCTACGGCTATATGATGAATCCTAACCAACTCTTTGCAGAAGCCAGATGTAATTCTGTGCAGAAGCAAATGATTCTGGGAATGCTGCTGCCAAAAAACGAAAAACAATGTTTCGTACTGTTGAATTTCGGAGCAGGTCATTCTCATGTTTCTGGAAATACGGAAGTATCTATGATGGCCACCAGTGCATTGTATCAGCAATGGTATGAAGCAATGTCCTTCAATGAGCTTATCAAAGAGCTTGGAGGAGAAATTACTACAGAAAAAGCGGAAGCTGATTTTGATTTTTCTCTGGAAAGCCTGGAAAAAGATAGCTTTATAAAAGTCTTTAAATAAAAATGCGCTGTTCAAAAATTTTGAATGGCGCTTTTGATTTTAGCAGATGATTTTATCTCTCGCAAATTTTGCAGATAACGTAGATTTATTTTTAAATTAAGGGTCAATTATACATTTACTTTTTTGATGGAAAAATAATCCTCTTTAGCTTCAATAATCACTTTCTTTCCATAATCAATCTGAATATTGAACATGTTTTCTAATGGAAATTGTAGTACATTTTGAAGAATAAGGCGAATTACACCTGCATGAGCAATAATCAGAACTTTTTGAATGTCTTTTTTAATAATCAGTTCATTCCAGAAGTGAAATACCCGAGTCTGCATTTCAATAAGACTTTCACCACCTGAAGCTTTTACATTAATGAAATCTTTATACCACGGATCGATTTCCACTTCTGATATCTCCGTCCATTTCTTCAGTTCCCAGTCTCCGAAATTCATTTCCCGAAGTCTTTCATCAGTTGAATAATTAAACTTAAAATGTTCTGCTAAAAGACAGCATCGCTGTGCCGGACTTGAAATGACAAGCTCAAAATCTTCATCCAGATTCAGGTTTTCAAAATCTTTCTGATACTCTTTCCGTAAAGGTATTTCGGCAAACCCATAGCAAAGATTTTCCGGATTATCTACGGCAGTATGACGAATCAGATGAATTTCCATACGATCATTGTTCCTAAGTAAAATAACACTTCTGTAACCTGTTGAACAGCTCCCAGACAATCTCCAGTATAACCGCCGATATGTTTTTTAAAATACCAACCCATACAGACCTTTCCTAAATAAGCCAATACAAAAGCCAATATCAAACGCCAATCAGGAAGTAAGGCAAACGAAAGCAAAACACTTATGAATCCTACTAATAAAGCCATTCCATCCAAAGGTTTATTGGCTAAAGGCTTTGACTTACTGACATCAATATCCGTCACATATTGATGCGTATAGATCATCGTTCCGGAAATAAAACGGCTTGAAGTATGCGCTATCATTACAACTCCCAAAGTTTTCATCAGATCAGTGGTTCCCAACGCCTGAATACTGAAGAATTTTAAGGCAAACAATAAAATAATACCGATGGTTCCATAGGCTCCTACTCTACTGTCTTTCATAATGGTAAGAATCTTTTCCTTTCCATATCCGCCTCCAAAACTGTCACACATATCTGTAAAACCATCTTCATGAAAAGCTCCGGTCAGGAGAACACTTCCGATCATCATCAAAATGATTCCTATTTCCAGATTAAAAAGCTGGAAAGAAAGGTATAAAATTCCAGCATTAATGAGTCCTACCAATAATCCGATCCATGCAAAATACTTTTGAGATTTATTCATGATCTCACTGGAATATGGAACACTAAACGGAACCGGAATTCTGGTGAAGAACATCAGTGCTGTTGCAAAATAGACCAGTTCATTCTTTAAAATCTTCATTTATTCTTTATTTGAAACGTGAGCATCTTCAAACTGGACATTTCATTCAGGAAATTTACTGCACTTTGAATCAGCGGATAGGCCAATGCACAACCGGTTCCTTCTCCCAAACGTAAATTCAGGTTTAGTAAGGCTTTTTGTCCCAATAATTCCAAAAGCTTAAGATGGGCATTCTCATCACTTACATGACAGAATATACAATTTTTCAAAATATCAGGGTTCTTTTTCCATGCTGTGGCTATAGCAACTGTCGCGATAAATCCGTCCACCATAATCAACATATTCTGACGGAAGGCTTCTTCCATCGCTCCGATCATCTGAACAATTTCCAATCCTCCAAAAGTCCGGGCAATTTCATCCGGTGTTTTGACACCAGGATACTTCTCTATAGCAGTTGACAAAATATTGATCTTATTCTGCAGTTGCTCATCGTTCAATCCAGTTCCACGTCCAATACAGCTTACAATGGGAAGATCAAACAGCTGGCTCATCATTAGTGAAGAAGCGGATGTATTTCCAATTCCCATTTCACCAAATCCAATAATATTACAGCCTGTTTCTGCAATTTCTGTCACTATAAAACCTCCATTTTGCAGAGCTTGTCCATATTCTTCAGAGGTCATAGCCTGCTCTTCCAGAATATTACGGCTGGATTTTCTGACTTTCAGGTCTATTAAATCCAGCCCTTCCGGAAAATCAAAATTAACACCAGCATCTACAATCTTGATTTCAATACCGTGTTGTTTACAGAATACATTAATGGCGGCTCCACCTCCTAAAAAGTTCATTACCATTTGATACGTTACTTCTTGCGGATAAGCACTCACTCCTGCTGTCACAATCCCGTGATCGGCTGCAAAAACTACCAGATGAGGATTCAGTAGCTGTGGAGAAGTGGTATGTTGAACCATCCCAATTTTATGGGCAAGGTGTTCAAGGTGTCCTAATGCACCTAAAGGTTTTGTCTTAAAATCAATTTTATGCTGTAAGTCAGTTGTCAACATGGTTGTAAAATAGTTATGTTAAATAGAGAAAGTGCAATATTAGTGAAATAAGGGGTATTTTGGGTCATGGATTAAGGATGGATTAGAGAGAAAATAGATAATAGACGAAGAGATGAGAGACATACATCCCGGATTTTAGATATTGAGCCTATTAATGCCCGCCAACCTTAAACTTAGCACTCCCGAACACTCCTACTCTAAAACTCTCAAACTCTCAAATTCTCAAATTCTACCACTCAAAAACACTACGTAAGAACATTGCGCACACTCATCATTACTTTGCATTATAAAATTGAACACAATGACACCAAAAATAATAGAAAAAATAAAAGAAGTGGAGGCAACAAGAGGTGTAGAAGTCCTTCTAGCTGTTGAATCCGGTAGCAGAGCGTGGGGTTTTGCCTCTCCAGACAGCGATTATGACATACGTTTTATATACCGCCATGAAAAAGACTGGTATCTTTCACCTTGGGACAAAGATGAAACAATAGAGTTTATGACAGAAGATGATTTGGATGGTTCCGGATGGGATCTTCGCAAGACTTTTCATCTTTTGCTGAAATCGAATGCCGCTTTATTAAGTTGGTTCTATTCTCCTATCGTTTATGCAGAAAACACAAAATTTATAGAACTTTTCAGACCATTGGCAGATGCGTGTTTTTCCCCGGTAGCCGTTTCGTATCATTATTTAAGCATGAGCAAAAAATACATGGAAGCCTGCAGGACCGATGAAGTGAAATTAAAAAGCTATTTTTATTGTCTGCGAACTGCCTTAACTGGAAAATGGATCGTAGAAAAAGGAACTGTGCCACCAGTATTGTTCAGTGAACTTCTTGTTTTAGTGGATGCTGAAACCAGAACAAAAATAGAAAACCTCGTAGCCCTAAAAGCAACGAAAGGAGAAGCTTATTACCATCCAAATGACTGGGAGTTGTTTGAGTTTTTAGAGAAAACAATAGCTTATAATGAAGAAAAGTCAAAGGGTTTAAGAGGTGGAAATGCAGATAAGAAGGAGATGGAGAGGGTTTTTAGGGAGATATTGAAATTGTAAAAAAATAAAATGAAAATATTTAATTTTTTCAAAAAGAAGGACACTCAGATTCCTCAAAAAGAAATTAAAAAAACAATTTTTCAAGAGGAAGAAGTACATGAATTTGTTGAAAGAAGCCAATTCTTAAAAGAAGAAATGGGACTTGAAGTTCCTTTATCGGTCATTGAAACTTTCAAAAGGTATAATCTTCCAAAACACAATTATTATAGCATTTTTTGGCATGTGGATGATGATAGCTTTATCATTTTTTATACGGAAGCTTTCATTGAATTAGTTGTTTGCCGATACAAAGATATTTATGGAGACGATGTAGATTTAACTGAATTATCAGAACAGCTCAATGAAGCCATTTATGAGTATCGTATGAAAGAGAAATGTTTTGACAGAACAAATCCCGATTTTGAGTTCATCAATGCATGTTATGAAGAGTTCAGAAAGTCCGGGCAAGAATTGATTATCACTATGGATCTTGGACATTATGATCATCTGGTTCTCAATCATGAAGAAAAAGGCAATGTGGCAAATTGTATATCATCTTATCAAACAACAAGAGGAATACAGTATAAAGTTCTTACACAATTTAGGACTTTGCAAGAAGTTCTCAGAGAGACCTTAAAAGAGTAGAAACAATAAATCTATTAAAAATCTCAGTTTATGAACCAGAAAACATATTCATCAGACATCGTATGACCATCCAAGACCTAAAAAATAAAAACCTCCTCCTCTTCGAAGCCATCTCCGGAAGCCGGGCTTTTGGGCTGGCAACGGAAACTTCAGATACGGATATCCGTGGAGTGTATTACCTGCCAAAGGAAGATTTCTTTGGGCTGAACTACATTCCACAGATCTCCAATGAGACGAATGATATTACTTATTATGAAATTGGAAGGTTTGTGGAACTTTGCAAAAGAATAACCCTAATATTCTGGAGGTTTTGGCAAGTCCTGAAGATTGTATTCTGTGCAAACATCCGTTGATGGATTTGCTGAAACTGGAAGATTTTCTTTCTAAGCTATGCAAAGATACCTTTGCAGGATATGCCATTTCCCAGATTAAAAAAGCAAAAGGCCTCAACAAAAAGATCCTGAACCCTATCGACAAGGAGAGGAAATCGGTTCTTGACTTCTGTTTTATTCTGGATGGACAAGGTTCTGTTCCTCTGAAAAAATGGCTATTGGAAAATGAAAAAGTTCAGGAGAAATGTGGATTAACGGCTATTGATCATACCAAAGGACTGTTTGCTTTATTCTACGATGATTCCCAAATATTGGGTTATAAAGGAATTATCCAGCATGAAGAAGCCAATCAGGTTTCGGTATCCTCTGTTCCAAAGAATGAAAAGCCTGATGCTTACCTATTCTGCAACCTGGATGCCTACTCCACTTACTGTAAAGATTACAGAGAGTATTGGAATGGGTAGATGAACGCAATGAAGATCGGTATAACGTTAACAAAACGCATGGGCAGAACTATGACAGCAAAAATATGATGCACACCATCCGTCTATTGCAGTCATGCGAACAGATCTTCACCACCCAAACCCTTCAGATCCGTGTAGAAAACCGGGATGAATTGCTGGATATCAAAGCCGGAAACAGGTCATACGAAGCAATGATGCAAAAAGCTGAAGATCTGATTAGCTCCATAGAGTATCATTATTCTATCTCTGATCTTCTCAGTTCTCCGGATTTGGAGAAAACAACCAAAATCCTGATCGAAATAAGAGAAAAACTATACAGGGATCATAAACAATAAGTAATAAATAATGAGTAATAATAGTGGGAAACTACAACAGTAACCTCCCACTCTAATACTCTAATACTCTAATACTCTAATACTCTAAAACTCTAGCACTCTAGCACCCTAGCACCCTAGCACCCTAGCACCCAAACCTACTTCTTCTTGGAAGCCTTGGCAATTGGGTTATACTCCAGGCAGATCTTCATCCAATATTCAAAATCTTCCGGTTTCTGAAAGCCTATAGGTTCTACATAGCAATATTCCTTTAACTGCTTTCCTCTCATAATCATGGGAAGAAAACCTGTTTTTTCTGCTACTTCTTCTTCCTTTTCGGGATTGTAGCGGCACATCAGATTGTCATGACTGATATTAATACACATTTTATCATTCACAAGAAATGCCAATCCGCCAAACATTTTCTTTTCCTCGATTTTAATATCATCCACATTAGAAAGCCATTCACGAACTCTGTCTGCTACTTCAATATTGTAAGCCATGATGATTATATTTTATCTTAAAGATAAGGATTAATACAATTCAGTTTCCTTTGCGATTATATTTAAAAATAAAATTTTATTTAAATTAATTATTGTTTTACGATAATTAATTATACATTTGCAATACTAATTAATGATCGTGATATGAATCAGACCAAAATCATTTCCCGTATTTTATTTTATATCTGTACACTTTTATCAGCCGGATATTTAATAACCATGCTGTATGCTGTGCTCTGCCTTACAACCGGTTTTTCTGTGATCCCTTACGGCAATGGCCAGTATCTTCATATCAATTATCCGTTTACAGAACAGCCATTTCTGAATATAGAAGATCATTATCCCTATATTATTTTTTCATTCCTGCTGGTTTTAATTTCCTATGGAATTTTTTTCTGGTTTTCAGCAAAAGTTTTCAAGGTATTTTTCCAGCCAAAGCTTTTTACAAAGGAACATATCCTGCAACTTAAGAGATTTTATCTGTATAATATTTTCATCCCACTTCCACTGGTTATTATCGCGAGTTTCTTTGTGGAAGTAGAAAGTATCATATGGGGACTGGTGTTTATTCACTTTATGCTTGGAATTTTCTGTCTGTTTCTTGCAAATATCTTTAAGCAAGGACTACATTTGCAAAACGAACAAGACCTATTTATTTAAAAATGCCAATTATAGTCAACTTAGATGTCATGTTAGCCAAAAGAAAAATGCAGAGTAAAGAATTGGCAGAAAAACTGGGAATTACTCCCGTCAACCTTTCCATTCTTAAAACTGGAAAAGCCAAAGGCGTTCGTTTTGATACTCTGGAAGCCATCTGCAAAATCTTAGAATGCCAACCGGGAGATATTCTCGAGTTTAAAGAATAAAACTTTATCAATTAAGGTTCATAATTCGAGATGTAAAGGTTGTGAGACTTTGATCATTCGATCTGGGTTTCTTTATTCAGCCTTTCCATCCCTCATCTCTTCGTCTATTATCTAGACGTATCCGGTCTTAATACTCAACCTAACAGTAGTCCTCAACAGGATTACCTATTCTTCTATTCCCCAAACACAACACTATGAATACTTTATTAATCAACAACCTTAATCTTACTTACAATGGTTTTCAAGCCATTAATAACATTTCCTTAGAGATCAACAATGGAATGTTCGGACTTTTAGGCCCCAATGGAGCCGGAAAATCATCCCTAATGAAAACAATTGTAGGATTGCAAAGCCCAACTTCGGGAAGTATTATTTTTAATGATATTGACATTGTTAAAAATCCGGAATATATCAAACAAAATCTGGGATTTCTGCCTCAGGATTTTGGCGTATATCCTAAAGTTTCAGCCTATGATCTTTTAGAACACATTGCTGTACTGAAAGGAATTTCAGATAAAACACATCGTAAAAATCAGATCTTAAATCTGTTAGAAAAAGTAAATCTTTTAGATTTTCAGAACAAAGAAGTTCATACGTTTTCCGGTGGGATGAAACAGCGTTTTGGAGTCGCTCAGGCACTCTTGGGAAATCCTAAAATTATTATTGTAGATGAGCCCACAGCAGGATTGGATCCGGAAGAAAGAAACCGCTTCAACATTCTGCTCAACGAAATTAGCCAGGAAGTCATCGTCATTCTCTCTACCCACCTCGTGGAAGATGTGAGAAACCTTTGCTCGGAAATAGCTATTATGAACCATGGAGAGATTCTCAGAAAAGGCGTACCTCAAAAACTCATGACCGAACTAGAAAATAAAATCTGGTCAAAATCTTTCGAAAAAAATGAAACGGAAAGCCAATATTCAAAGCATGAAGTCATCAGCAGACAATTGATAGAAAGAAAACTTCATCTTACTGTTTTTGCTGAAGAACCATCTTTAGATTTTACTCCTGTAACTCCTTTACTAGAGCATTTTTACTTTTATACTTTAACTCAAAAACCTTAATCATGAATGCCCTACTATCCTTTGAAATCCAACGCAACACAAAGCATTGGCTTACCTATCTTATTGCCATAATTCTGATATTTTCAGGTATTTTTTGTGGCAACCAATTCAACCTTTCTGTAGGAGAAGGAATCTATCTAAATTCACCTTATACGATTGGGTTTATGATTGGCATGCTAAGCCTTTCTATCATATTTTTAGCA
This is a stretch of genomic DNA from Chryseobacterium tructae. It encodes these proteins:
- the cobC gene encoding alpha-ribazole phosphatase family protein encodes the protein MEIHLIRHTAVDNPENLCYGFAEIPLRKEYQKDFENLNLDEDFELVISSPAQRCCLLAEHFKFNYSTDERLREMNFGDWELKKWTEISEVEIDPWYKDFINVKASGGESLIEMQTRVFHFWNELIIKKDIQKVLIIAHAGVIRLILQNVLQFPLENMFNIQIDYGKKVIIEAKEDYFSIKKVNV
- a CDS encoding adenosylcobinamide-GDP ribazoletransferase — protein: MKILKNELVYFATALMFFTRIPVPFSVPYSSEIMNKSQKYFAWIGLLVGLINAGILYLSFQLFNLEIGIILMMIGSVLLTGAFHEDGFTDMCDSFGGGYGKEKILTIMKDSRVGAYGTIGIILLFALKFFSIQALGTTDLMKTLGVVMIAHTSSRFISGTMIYTHQYVTDIDVSKSKPLANKPLDGMALLVGFISVLLSFALLPDWRLILAFVLAYLGKVCMGWYFKKHIGGYTGDCLGAVQQVTEVLFYLGTMIVWKFI
- the cobT gene encoding nicotinate-nucleotide--dimethylbenzimidazole phosphoribosyltransferase; amino-acid sequence: MLTTDLQHKIDFKTKPLGALGHLEHLAHKIGMVQHTTSPQLLNPHLVVFAADHGIVTAGVSAYPQEVTYQMVMNFLGGGAAINVFCKQHGIEIKIVDAGVNFDFPEGLDLIDLKVRKSSRNILEEQAMTSEEYGQALQNGGFIVTEIAETGCNIIGFGEMGIGNTSASSLMMSQLFDLPIVSCIGRGTGLNDEQLQNKINILSTAIEKYPGVKTPDEIARTFGGLEIVQMIGAMEEAFRQNMLIMVDGFIATVAIATAWKKNPDILKNCIFCHVSDENAHLKLLELLGQKALLNLNLRLGEGTGCALAYPLIQSAVNFLNEMSSLKMLTFQIKNK
- a CDS encoding nucleotidyltransferase domain-containing protein, which produces MTPKIIEKIKEVEATRGVEVLLAVESGSRAWGFASPDSDYDIRFIYRHEKDWYLSPWDKDETIEFMTEDDLDGSGWDLRKTFHLLLKSNAALLSWFYSPIVYAENTKFIELFRPLADACFSPVAVSYHYLSMSKKYMEACRTDEVKLKSYFYCLRTALTGKWIVEKGTVPPVLFSELLVLVDAETRTKIENLVALKATKGEAYYHPNDWELFEFLEKTIAYNEEKSKGLRGGNADKKEMERVFREILKL
- a CDS encoding TfoX/Sxy family protein, with product MAYNIEVADRVREWLSNVDDIKIEEKKMFGGLAFLVNDKMCINISHDNLMCRYNPEKEEEVAEKTGFLPMIMRGKQLKEYCYVEPIGFQKPEDFEYWMKICLEYNPIAKASKKK
- a CDS encoding DUF2975 domain-containing protein: MNQTKIISRILFYICTLLSAGYLITMLYAVLCLTTGFSVIPYGNGQYLHINYPFTEQPFLNIEDHYPYIIFSFLLVLISYGIFFWFSAKVFKVFFQPKLFTKEHILQLKRFYLYNIFIPLPLVIIASFFVEVESIIWGLVFIHFMLGIFCLFLANIFKQGLHLQNEQDLFI
- a CDS encoding helix-turn-helix domain-containing protein: MPIIVNLDVMLAKRKMQSKELAEKLGITPVNLSILKTGKAKGVRFDTLEAICKILECQPGDILEFKE
- a CDS encoding ABC transporter ATP-binding protein translates to MNTLLINNLNLTYNGFQAINNISLEINNGMFGLLGPNGAGKSSLMKTIVGLQSPTSGSIIFNDIDIVKNPEYIKQNLGFLPQDFGVYPKVSAYDLLEHIAVLKGISDKTHRKNQILNLLEKVNLLDFQNKEVHTFSGGMKQRFGVAQALLGNPKIIIVDEPTAGLDPEERNRFNILLNEISQEVIVILSTHLVEDVRNLCSEIAIMNHGEILRKGVPQKLMTELENKIWSKSFEKNETESQYSKHEVISRQLIERKLHLTVFAEEPSLDFTPVTPLLEHFYFYTLTQKP